The Setaria viridis chromosome 6, Setaria_viridis_v4.0, whole genome shotgun sequence genome includes the window TGCTGATTGCTCACAGGTGGAGGCAACACTGGCCGGTTGGGAAATCCTCTTCGTTTGCTGTGCCCAAGAAACCAGATACAAAACAATTAGAGATGACCGCTTCaattatgaaaaaagaaaacagggGATCCAAATTTCTAGAAATGGGTGTGTCTGCAACTATATAGACAAGAAAAATACCCAAGAAGCTGGAGACTCATTGCTGCTTTGAACTGTTCTGGGATCTCCATCAATGCTGAAAGAGCAAATTCGGCCTCCTTTTTGCTTGTGGGTATAGGTCTAGACATGATCTGTGTGAAGTTCACAAACTGCATTGAAACAGGATAATTAGTATTTGCAATGTTTGATCTAAATATGAAGTGCTGTAGTTCCAGAGAATAACTATAAAATTTACCTGAAAATTGTCGAATGCCCGAGAAGGTATGTTGTCGTCGAATTGCCTCATCATGTCCCATGGTCCATCACCAACCCCAACAAGCACAATTGAAAGAGGGTAATCGCTGCAAAATTGACGCATTTAGTGTTGAAACATAAAAGCTCAGTATGGCAGAACACTAGTAAGTCGAGGCCAGTCTAAATCACAGAAATATTTGGTATATGGTTACCTAGCCTTCACAATGGCATCTATGGTCTCCCTTTCCTGTGGGCTCAACCGTCCATTGCCTGTGTCAATGCTGCGTGTAACCTGAAATTTCATATAAGAAAATCACCAGCAGAAAAGTACAGGTTATACATCACGATGAATTCGTCAGACTAGGAATTACGATGCTGTAACAGAACTGGAATACTAGTTCACGAACAAACCTGTCCATCTGCTATTATAAGCAGGACATGATACTGGCCACCACTACTATCAACAATTCCAATAGCAGTCTCAATGATTGGTGCAAATGAAGTTGGACCTGTGAAGCATTATCATCGCATATCAGCCAAATGAACCTTAATACATTGTTACATTTGAAGCTTAAAACAAAAGATAATGCACCAACCAGCCAGCTTAAGTTGTGGAACGATTTCTCTGTACCGAGAAAGTGCTTGCTCGAAGCCATCACAGGGCTGCTTATCATGATTAAAGCTAAATACTGACTTATCATGAGTAGTTGCTGTAACACGAAACTTAAAATGTTATTCATTTGCAGTTTTACATAAAAAGATTTGAGTCGAGGCATCTTAAGAACTAACCGTCGCCAAATCCAAAGCATGGTATCAGGTTATCCTCATCAAAGCGTGCAAGGGTTCTCCCTATGATGGAAATAGCCTGCTCATATGGGTTTGGAGTGTTTCCCATTGCGTGCAAGCTCCGGTTATTGTAGGACACTTTGCCTGCTTATAAACAGTGAACATAAGTACGTTTGGAAGAAAGATaagaagaaaaattaaaacaactctTGTGAAAGTTCACATAGTCAAGTCTCACGTGCTGATCAGGCGCAAACGTACCTGTCCACTCATTGCTCTTTGTGAAATCAATCCCAACAATCAGATTTGAGGACTCCAGACCAGCATGCGCAAGGGCATCGGTGACCTAATTAGAGAGGATAAGATAGCATTATAAATGTTTCAGTATAGCCAAATGGAATCTTGAGTCAGATTAACAAAAGAAAATCCTTTTGTGCAAAACCACGTCAAAGGTGTTCAAAAGGACAGCTTCACTGGTAAGAATGCAATGCTTAGTAACACCATCTATAAAGTATATCCCCACTCCTAATAGAAAGCAACTAGGTGCGTGTAGGACTTCCCCTGATCACATTTACTTATTTTGACAGCAACGCTATCCAGTTCCACAGTAACTCAAATAACAATAATCATTACATTAAAGGACCAAGACACTTTGCAAAGCTTGGCGCATTTAAGAACTATCAAAGATAAACAGGACAAATATTTTGttatcagcacacacatgatcTAATACTATAAACCCCCTTCCATCCcaataatctaaaataaccaTGCATGCAGAGAAGTAAAAATCTCTTATTAAACCAACAAAGAACCACCAACATCCGGTTAGCCTAGATCAAATCACCAGAACTGTTCCCAACAAAATCGAATCAACTCACAGCGTGTAGCTGTACCAGCACTAGTCAGCGATCAGCGATGCACATGCAAGAACTCAAGAAGTAACACGGATTAAAAGAAATCCACCTGCTCCAGGGTGTGGTAATCGTCGCCGATCTTGGCATACCGATTCTTGCCCCCTCTGCTCGCAGTCGCGGCACCGTTGTTCTGATTATGGCTGTGATTGTAGTCGTGCGGCTGCCGCCCCCCGGGCTGATTCTCCTTGGAGAAAAACGACCCCATGGCCGTCCCTCCTTCCTTCCCGATCGATCGGTCTCCTCCCTCCCAACTCTGCAAACAACAGAGCAGGCAAAACCCAAGAAAATCAGGAATCCGTCGAGACCGCACCAGGAGATCGAAACAAAACGATCTTTGCATGGGACCTGCACCTACCTGGAAAACGAATCCCCTCGCCGAGATCGCAAGAAACAAGATGAGAAGTGAGGCAGGAGAAGAGTAAGGAGCCGAAGAACCAACCACTGGCCTAAATCAGCGGGCTAAACCCCAGATATATAGACGGATAAATAAACGGGGCGTGTAAATCCCGGAGATTTATCTCCCCGACCCGCATTGCGCGCCGGACTCTTGGCCAAGAAGCACGCAAACcacgggcgcggcgcggccacgAGGGCAACGCCGAGCCGAGGAGCACCAAACCCGGTGGCGGCGGGATCCTTCCGTTTTCGGTAGCCGCCGTGCCGAGGGGAGGTTGCTTGCTGGGCTGGACTTGGGCCGCGGGACGTTTCGCGGTTGGGTCGTCACCCACCAATAAGATGGGCTTTTGTCCCTTGTGCTATTTCGGGTATGAATTGAAACTGTCAGTGATTCGATGGGTAGCCTGATGCGTCACGGCAGGAGGAAACGTCCCTTTGGCGGGAAAAGGTTGCAGCAGAATCGGAGGGCCATTtgggcgggttgctggtctggATACGTCGATCTGATCTGCATGGTGACTCCCAATCGAGTCGAGGCAACTTCCTACGGCTCGGAGGCGTATAGCTGATAGCTTTTTGTTGATGAGTGGTGTAAATGCATCGCGCATTCGCCTTGCATGTTTATAGAAAGTATAGGTGGTGAGGAAGCTTCTTTCCAACTGTGTTACCACCGGGAATGGAAAGGTCCAAAGAAAATAGTGTAGCCCTGATTGCACTTGCTACATTTTTATCTTTTGTGATGGTTACGGGCCCGCATTAGTCAATCTTTATCGAGCCGACGATTTTTTAGGATTGGCTAGGGACGCGCACGGTGGGTGGTGTAAAATTGGGTGCACATCCACCTTACATGTTTATAGAAAGGGTATGACTTTATTGGGATGGTGAGGATGCTTCTGTTCAACCATGACACCACCACAAATGGAATGCGTTTAATAgttcgaaaaaaaaatgtagctcTATTTACCCTTGAACGGTTGTGTTGGTATGCATTAGTCAGATAATAATTCGAGTACAGCATGAGATAGCTTCCTAGCATTGATAGAGGAACAGACACCCACTTTATTGTTGTGGGTTGTGTAAAATACCTTGCACATTCGTCTTACATGTTTATATGAATGGTAGAATTTATTGAGCCGTTCAACCATGATACCACCACAAACGGCTTGGTCCAAAAAACCGTTTACCCTTGCTACATTTTGATCTTTGTGATGATTGCTGGTCTACATTGTCAATATTAATAATTCCAAGTAGAGCACGGGGTACCTTCCTACCACTACGAGGCACACATACTTTTATGATGGCGGGTGATGTAAAATATGCATGGTACAACGTTCGATGTTTATGGAAAGGGAAACACATTTTACTATGTCATGCAATCCACTTTGTCTGCTTGACTTTTTGAACAAAATTTAGTTTTGATTTACTCTTTCAAACTATTTCAATTAGTTTTCTTGACCACCGTACACAACCTATCTTAGAGCagctccaagaggctgctaatcttatccCCAATACTTCTTTTAGggtaaaaaggagaaaaaacgaactccaacagtccacccaaaccttccccaattttttagcaacgctaaaaaacaacctatcaccgcgtatattttagcggtggcattcctcccccaatcttgattcccgcacgctcgcgcgtcccttccgatgggcccaatacgatgacgtggcctgttttaaaatattgggggctatttgttagcgatctgctgtggattgatatgtttttgggggaaattttttttggaagaac containing:
- the LOC117860458 gene encoding E3 ubiquitin-protein ligase RGLG2 isoform X1, with the translated sequence MGSFFSKENQPGGRQPHDYNHSHNQNNGAATASRGGKNRYAKIGDDYHTLEQVTDALAHAGLESSNLIVGIDFTKSNEWTGKVSYNNRSLHAMGNTPNPYEQAISIIGRTLARFDEDNLIPCFGFGDATTHDKSVFSFNHDKQPCDGFEQALSRYREIVPQLKLAGPTSFAPIIETAIGIVDSSGGQYHVLLIIADGQVTRSIDTGNGRLSPQERETIDAIVKASDYPLSIVLVGVGDGPWDMMRQFDDNIPSRAFDNFQFVNFTQIMSRPIPTSKKEAEFALSALMEIPEQFKAAMSLQLLGKRRGFPNRPVLPPPVSNQQQYSGFSAVKQTQSTSYSGCSAAKQTQSTGYGAAPKTPSAPREDSDIGDPQTCPICWNQAKNLAFGCGHQTCSDCAKDLKVCPMCQKVISVRLKLY
- the LOC117860458 gene encoding E3 ubiquitin-protein ligase RGLG2 isoform X2, with the protein product MGNTPNPYEQAISIIGRTLARFDEDNLIPCFGFGDATTHDKSVFSFNHDKQPCDGFEQALSRYREIVPQLKLAGPTSFAPIIETAIGIVDSSGGQYHVLLIIADGQVTRSIDTGNGRLSPQERETIDAIVKASDYPLSIVLVGVGDGPWDMMRQFDDNIPSRAFDNFQFVNFTQIMSRPIPTSKKEAEFALSALMEIPEQFKAAMSLQLLGKRRGFPNRPVLPPPVSNQQQYSGFSAVKQTQSTSYSGCSAAKQTQSTGYGAAPKTPSAPREDSDIGDPQTCPICWNQAKNLAFGCGHQTCSDCAKDLKVCPMCQKVISVRLKLY